A window of the Hypomesus transpacificus isolate Combined female chromosome 10, fHypTra1, whole genome shotgun sequence genome harbors these coding sequences:
- the dars2 gene encoding aspartate--tRNA ligase, mitochondrial: MANKSRVLVQRFLLALRRDSRAYSVWQSTALPTVSQGRLTKSNITRRRCILTINRNFACSTAGSSSLSFRSHTCGELRSVHVGDEVTLCGWVQYIRQDLFVIMRDFGGLTQILIPQDKSKSHLKEVLCELTVESVIKVKGTVRLRPEGQENKNMPTGKIEVCAESVEVLNTCQKLPFEIKDFVKKSESLRMEYRYLDLRSSQMQTNLRMRSQLVMKMREYLCNMHGFVDVETPTLFKRTPGGAKEFVVPSREPGRFYSLPQSPQQFKQLLMVAGFDRYFQLARCYRDEGSKPDRQPEFTQVDIEMSFVDQAGIRTLIEGLLQHSWPVEKGSVSVPFPSITYEEAMRDYGVDKPDTRFDMKLVDVSEVFWHTDIHYLKAALDQPGGCIQAICVPGGATLVKGKDLESLKHTAKTQFSQDLSVLLVKADGTLKSPLSRLLCGPAREQLLQTAQARPGDLLLLSAGPLDTVRPLLGKLRLQCADLLEGLGVVLRRSSDYHFLWVVDFPLFLPKEEEPGQLEAAHHPFTAPLPEDAHLLYSAPHKVRGQHYDLVLNGSEIGGGSIRIHQASLQQYVLKNILQEDLSLLSHLLEALDSGAPPHGGIALGLDRLVSLLVGAPSIRDVIAFPKSFRGHDLMSHAPDFVSEDELKPYHISVNWPAEGEGEGL, from the exons ATGGCTAATAAAAGCAGGGTATTAGTACAGAGGTTTCTCCTTGCGCTGAGACGAGACAGCAGGGCATATTCCGTTTGGCAAAGCACCGCTCTTCCAACTGTGAGCCAAGGACGTCTGACCAAATCCAACATCACCCGAAGGAGGTGTATACTCACTATAAACAGAAACTTCGCGTGCAGCACCGCAG GTTCCAGCAGCCTGTCATTCAGGAGCCACACTTGTGGAGAGTTGAGATCTGTTCACGTGGGCGATGAGGTCACTTTGTGTGGCTGGGTCCAGTACATcag ACAAGACTTGTTTGTAATCATGAGAGATTTTGGGGGTTTGACACAAATTCTTATCCCTCAAGACAAG TCCAAAAGTCATCTGAAGGAAGTTCTGTGCGAGCTGACAGTTGAGTCAGTCATCAAAGTGAAGGGCACAGTCAGGCTTCGGCCAGAAGGACAGGAGAACAAG AACATGCCCACAGGAAAGATTGAGGTCTGTGCTGAAAGTGTGGAGGTACTTAATACCTGCCAGAAACTGCCTTTTGAAATCAAAGATTTTGTGAAG AAGTCCGAGTCCCTGAGGATGGAGTACCGTTATCTGGACCTGCGCTCCTCTCAGATGCAGACCAATCTGAGAATGAGGTCCCAGCTGGTGATGAAGATGAGAGAGTACCTCTGTAACATGCACG GGTTTGTGGATGTGGAGACTCCTACCCTTTTTAAGAGAACTCCAGGA GGTGCTAAGGAGTTTGTAGTTCCTTCCAGAGAGCCAGGCCGGTTCTACTCTCTTCCCCAGAGTCCACAGCAGTTTAAACAGCTCCTCATGGTGGCAGGATTTGACAG GTACTTTCAACTCGCTCGTTGCTACCGAGATGAAGGCTccaagccagacagacagccagaatTCACCCAG GTAGACATAGAGATGTCTTTTGTGGATCAGGCAGGCATCCGGACACTGATTGAGGGGCTGCTACAGCACTCTTGGCCTGTGGAGAAAGGTTCTGTCAGTGTTCCCTTCCCCTCCATCACCTACGAGGAGGCCATGAGGGACTACGGTGTGGACAAGCCAGACACACGCTTTGACATGAAG CTGGTGGACGTGAGTGAGGTGTTCTGGCACACAGACATCCATTACCTCAAAGCTGCTCTCGACCAACCAGGAGGCTGCATCCAGGCCATCTGTGTCCCAGGCGGAGCT ACACTTGTGAAGGGCAAGGATTTGGAATCCCTTAAACACACAGCCAAGACCCAGTTCAGTCAG GACCTGAGTGTGCTGTTGGTGAAGGCAGATGGCACATTGAAGTCTCCTCTCAGCAGACTGCTGTGTGGGCCAGCCAGGGAGCAGCTGTTGCAGACCGCCCAGGCCCGGCCGGGGGACCTGCTACTCCTCTCTGCTGGCCCTCTGGACACTGTG aGACCCCTACTAGGGAAGCTAAGACTGCAGTGCGCTGACCTCCTGGAGGGCCTGGGCGTGGTGCTGCGACGCTCCTCAGACTACCACTTCCTGTGGGTGGTGGACTTCCCACTGTTCCTGCCCAAGGAGGAAGAGCCAGGCCAGCTGGAGGCCGCCCACCACCCGTTCACGGCTCCGCTCCCTGAAGATGCCCACCTTCTCTACTCCGCTCCACACAAG GTCCGTGGGCAGCACTATGACCTGGTTCTGAACGGCTCTGAGATCGGCGGAGGCTCCATCCGGATCCACCAAGCCTCTCTGCAGCAGTACGTCCTCAAGAACATCCTTCAG GAGgatctgtctcttctctctcacctgctgGAGGCACTGGACTCTGGAGCGCCCCCTCATGGTGGCATAGCATTGG GACTCGATCGCTTGGTGTCTCTCCTGGTCGGAGCGCCCAGCATCAGGGACGTGATTGCCTTCCCCAAGTCCTTCCGGGGTCATGACCTTATGAGCCACGCCCCAGACTTTGTGTCAGAAGACGAACTGAAGCCTTATCACATCTCTGTCAACTGGCCAGCAGAGGGCGAGGGCGAGGGGCTTTAG
- the cenpl gene encoding centromere protein L, whose translation METRNSIVKTPLNRVLTQRRSRSYRRSWRSCVEATSHFGYTPGQLTALRVPTSRKAPKSRDITKHVDPDQVALLVKGEWRLSYVTPLHRFRYTLLKSYSKQMSAFIVSEKQQGLAVEVGPESDFKVTFSVVLGLAETDEDAETIIIQIQSRPLFAAKDDVQKVVWSGWLTCVNGDPIYLRSLPLDFVCLPLFCSRGPETLTAIVKSWFQRTFDCCFGTLGINSTNLQWLASLWTGCHPDNSIQHLKLVWTMPTVPPMDVTYTVNSQDAWELWNSLRQEQDVTNDSSVDLQEVNRFMQGLEAHFYRHFRVDLSAGQLVQVTTALGSAHHSGKVKIANSSYMTTILMLLTECALLKMPI comes from the exons ATGGAGACACGGAACAG CATCGTAAAGACTCCACTCAACAGAGTTTTGACACAAAGACGAAGCAGAAGTTACAGGCGATCATGGCGCAGCTGTGTTGAAGCAACATCACACTTTGGTTACACTCCTGGCCAACTTACAGCTCTAAGGGTACCGACGAGCAGAAAAGCACCAAAGTCCCGTGATATTACG AAACATGTTGACCCTGATCAAGTGGCCCTCCTGGTCAAAGGGGAATGGCGATTGTCCTACGTCACCCCTCTGCATCGTTTCAGATACACCCTGCTAAAGTCGTACTCCAAGCAGATGTCTGCATTTATtgtgtcagagaagcagcaagGCCTGGCAGTGGAAGTGGGACCTGAGTCTGACTTCAAGGTCACCTTCTCCGTGGTGCTCGGGCTAGCAGAAACTGACGAAGATGCAGAAACGATTATCATTCAA ATTCAGTCAAGACCATTATTTGCAGCCAAAGACGATGTACAGAAGGTGGTGTGGAGTGGCTGGCTGACCTGCGTCAACGGAGACCCCATCTATCTGCGCTCTCTACCCCTGGACTTTGTGTGCCTACCTCTGTTCTGCAGCAGAGGACCTGAGACCCTCACAGCAATCGTCAAATCCTGGTTCCAGAGGACCTTTGATTGTTGTTTCGGCACTCTGGGCATCAACTCTACCAACCTGCAGTGGCTGGCATCTCTGTGGACTGGCTGCCACCCAGACAACAGCATCCAGCACCTTAAACTGGTGTGGACCATGCCCACGGTGCCTCCTATGGATGTGACCTACACGGTGAATTCCCAGGACGCCTGGGAGCTGTGGAACAGCCTCCGTCAAGAACAGGATGTCACCAACGACAGCAGTGTGGACCTTCAGGAAGTGAACCGCTTCATGCAGGGGCTGGAAGCCCACTTCTACAGGCACTTCCGGGTCGATCTGTCGGCCGGGCAACTGGTGCAGGTGACCACAGCGCTAGGCTCCGCTCATCACAGCGGCAAAGTCAAG ATTGCCAACAGCAGCTACATGACAACCATCCTGATGTTACTGACAGAATGTGCTCTCCTCAAGATGCCCATCTAA